The Bacteroidota bacterium genome window below encodes:
- a CDS encoding TetR/AcrR family transcriptional regulator, protein MKTNLVSSDKLSISEKDKILFYSQNIFFKEGFNKITINEIASGLMISKNTIYKHFRSKEVLLHEVIHNFLNKTQERIGKIVNFEENSVLKFISLLNFMGKTLSTISPYWMNDLKIHSPELWEKMDNFRKEKMYTFLSKIILQGQKEELVAEFPPSIIIEIFITSVRSIINPYFLTTHNFSYKEAIDSTFDILLNGILTTKGKKVYRNFSNHNYEIH, encoded by the coding sequence ATGAAGACCAATTTAGTTTCCAGCGATAAATTAAGTATTTCGGAAAAAGATAAGATATTATTCTACTCACAGAATATTTTTTTCAAAGAAGGATTTAATAAGATAACGATTAACGAAATTGCTTCCGGTCTGATGATTAGCAAAAATACCATCTATAAACACTTCCGCTCTAAGGAAGTTCTGCTTCATGAAGTAATACATAACTTTCTAAATAAGACTCAGGAGAGAATCGGTAAGATAGTAAACTTCGAGGAGAATTCCGTATTAAAATTTATTTCACTCCTGAATTTCATGGGCAAAACGCTCAGCACAATCTCTCCTTACTGGATGAACGACTTAAAAATTCACTCGCCTGAGCTTTGGGAAAAAATGGATAACTTCAGAAAAGAAAAAATGTACACCTTCTTATCAAAAATTATTCTTCAGGGACAGAAGGAAGAATTGGTTGCAGAGTTTCCTCCGTCTATAATAATTGAAATTTTTATTACCTCAGTCCGCTCAATCATAAATCCTTATTTTTTAACCACACATAATTTTTCCTATAAAGAAGCCATCGACAGCACATTCGATATTCTTCTCAATGGTATTCTAACAACTAAAGGAAAAAAAGTTTACAGGAATTTTTCAAACCACAATTATGAGATACATTAA
- a CDS encoding adenylosuccinate lyase: MIPRYSRKQVSDIWSDESRFKIWLDIEILACEEQANLGIIPKSAVKNIRAKAKFNTQKVLKIEEKVKHDVIAFLTNVAEYVGMDSRFIHMGMTSSDVVDTCLSVQMKQAGEIILKDLIYVRESLKKKAKKYKYLTQIGRTHGVHAEPITLGLKFALWYDEMNRNIDRMKRAIDIISVGQISGAVGTYEHLSPKVEAYVCKKLGLKTTKISTQILQRDRHAEYMNTLALIGSSVEKFTTEIRHLQKTETLELEESFSKGQKGSSAMPHKKNPITCERLSGMARVLRGNALASMENIALWHERDISHSSVERIVVPDSTILTDYVLYQFKQIVDNIVVYKENIKKNLNLTNGLIFSQTVLLKLIEKKMKRETAYKIVQDVAMKCWREKISFFELLKNDSEVKKYLTEKELTDIFDYSKSKKNIDFIFTRVGL, translated from the coding sequence ATGATTCCGCGTTACTCACGAAAACAGGTCAGTGATATCTGGTCTGATGAAAGCAGATTTAAGATCTGGCTTGATATAGAAATACTTGCATGCGAAGAGCAGGCAAACCTTGGCATTATTCCGAAATCCGCAGTAAAAAACATAAGAGCAAAAGCAAAGTTCAACACACAGAAAGTCCTTAAGATAGAGGAGAAAGTTAAACATGATGTTATAGCTTTTCTTACTAATGTTGCCGAGTACGTAGGGATGGATTCACGGTTTATTCATATGGGAATGACAAGCTCAGATGTTGTTGATACATGCCTCTCTGTTCAGATGAAGCAAGCAGGAGAGATTATACTCAAAGACTTAATCTATGTTCGAGAAAGCTTAAAGAAGAAAGCAAAGAAGTATAAGTATCTTACACAGATTGGAAGAACGCATGGAGTACATGCAGAGCCTATTACACTCGGGCTTAAGTTTGCTTTATGGTACGATGAAATGAACAGGAACATTGATAGAATGAAGAGAGCTATTGATATCATTTCAGTCGGGCAAATCTCGGGAGCAGTTGGAACATATGAACATCTTTCACCTAAAGTTGAAGCATACGTCTGCAAGAAGCTTGGACTTAAGACAACAAAGATATCAACTCAGATATTACAAAGAGACAGACACGCTGAGTACATGAACACATTGGCTTTGATTGGCTCATCCGTTGAGAAGTTTACGACTGAAATAAGGCATCTTCAGAAGACTGAAACGCTCGAGCTTGAAGAGTCATTTTCTAAAGGACAGAAGGGCTCATCGGCTATGCCGCATAAGAAGAATCCCATTACTTGTGAACGTTTATCAGGGATGGCAAGAGTGCTGAGAGGTAATGCATTGGCTTCGATGGAGAACATTGCGCTTTGGCATGAGAGAGATATAAGCCACTCATCTGTGGAAAGGATTGTGGTACCGGACTCAACAATTCTAACAGACTATGTGCTTTATCAATTCAAACAAATTGTTGATAATATAGTAGTTTATAAAGAAAATATTAAAAAGAATTTAAATCTTACTAACGGATTAATTTTTTCTCAGACAGTTTTATTAAAACTTATCGAGAAAAAAATGAAGAGAGAAACTGCATATAAAATTGTACAGGATGTAGCAATGAAATGCTGGAGAGAGAAGATCAGTTTCTTTGAACTGTTAAAGAACGATTCTGAAGTTAAAAAATATTTAACTGAAAAAGAGCTAACCGATATTTTCGACTACTCAAAATCAAAAAAGAATATAGATTTTATTTTTACTCGTGTCGGCTTGTAA
- the lexA gene encoding transcriptional repressor LexA, giving the protein MARAKKLTEKQDLILNFIEKFSIDNPFPPTLKEIAEEFKITLGTVQDHVFAIEKKGFIKRYPDVARGFKVTRPGDNKTQDMADMIPIYGNVAAGEPIFAQENIQGYVTMEKNKAGHTIHFALRIKGESMKDAGIYDGDIVIVRKQDDADNGDVVIALLDDEATCKTLKKTKIKAYLEAANPRYKAIMNRPFSIIGKVIELRRGFVA; this is encoded by the coding sequence ATGGCACGAGCAAAAAAACTAACAGAAAAGCAGGATTTGATCCTTAATTTCATAGAGAAGTTCTCTATTGATAATCCTTTTCCTCCGACACTGAAGGAAATTGCAGAGGAATTTAAAATCACTTTAGGCACAGTTCAGGACCACGTTTTCGCCATTGAGAAAAAAGGCTTTATAAAAAGATACCCTGATGTTGCCCGCGGATTTAAAGTTACGCGTCCCGGCGATAACAAGACTCAGGACATGGCAGATATGATTCCGATTTATGGAAACGTTGCAGCAGGCGAGCCGATATTCGCTCAGGAAAATATTCAGGGATATGTAACCATGGAAAAAAATAAAGCGGGGCATACAATTCACTTCGCTTTAAGAATAAAAGGTGAAAGTATGAAAGATGCCGGAATTTATGACGGAGATATTGTGATTGTTCGTAAGCAGGACGATGCAGATAACGGAGACGTCGTTATTGCCTTACTCGATGACGAAGCAACATGCAAGACTTTGAAGAAAACAAAAATAAAAGCTTATTTAGAGGCAGCTAATCCGAGATACAAAGCAATTATGAACAGACCGTTCAGTATAATCGGAAAAGTAATTGAACTTAGAAGAGGCTTTGTAGCGTAA
- a CDS encoding SpoIIE family protein phosphatase, whose translation MLSGKLSENTVRTALILITTYFVIMFGAIILKAYVNPLGIDDSVKSYVEDGKYAGMFYFYKVEKGGACDQAGIKPGDLLLAINGQRITEIFQDQYILNSLKANEIAEYSIIRNDQEFKINVKVRKYFHLLFYIFSLLGLLFLVIGFLVGYSTPKEKTSLLFYSLGMCCSLGFLIYGGVQLYVKTNSFLFYNCFFFSLLFLPIFVHFIASYPIEYSYRFRKPLLVLNYLFIFILQILLNLNYAYNYIDLPSLFYQFIQYINLIYIIAALLLFIRSFIKVKEPLLKQSLKTILYGFIIGGFGFIYYFVLLSFIYGTDNAYNTILRIPAIAVLAIPISLGYSIFKYRILETEFIIKKSLVFGIVTAFIVGFYLLIVFLIDSFVTVYFNTNKQILTITVVIIITFTFDFVNKKAKEFVDKKLYRERYNYRQSLLEFTTEIQYLPNIKQIIEIFARIVKRSMGVKRMDIVIKNLDYFQLLQETNYKQDRQFIDEDDDISTTYLKLFDKDKKSKLLYAAQIQELNLDETDKKVIAENGIVLTIPLVYDDNLIGALNFGPKDSGKAYSDEDIDLLETLSSHCAVAFENSRLLREELEKKKLDEELSIAKNIQAGLLPKLNKKIEGLDISGISIPAKEIGGDFYDCIEMGDDRYLIVIGDVSGKGIPAAIYMAKIQAMIQYASGIYSTPSEILKEVNNLIYDDMDRKSFVTIELAIFDLKNEKVNICRAGHNPSISVKKDSINFITNTGIGIGLDKEKIFNENLTESELKIVNGEIYVFYTDGLTEAFDEKRELYSQKRLFEILGKNKELPANEITKQCIDDIILFRGSAEQNDDITLLVVKTS comes from the coding sequence ATGCTCTCCGGTAAGCTTTCTGAAAATACCGTAAGAACTGCGCTTATATTAATTACAACTTATTTTGTAATTATGTTTGGCGCAATTATCTTAAAAGCTTATGTGAATCCTCTGGGTATAGATGATTCCGTGAAATCCTATGTCGAAGACGGAAAATATGCCGGTATGTTTTATTTTTACAAAGTTGAAAAAGGCGGGGCATGTGACCAGGCAGGAATTAAACCGGGAGATTTACTTTTAGCAATTAACGGTCAGAGAATTACTGAAATATTTCAAGACCAGTACATACTTAACAGTCTAAAAGCAAACGAAATAGCAGAATATAGTATTATACGAAACGACCAGGAGTTCAAGATAAATGTTAAAGTAAGAAAATACTTCCATCTTTTATTTTATATTTTTTCACTTTTAGGCCTTCTTTTTTTAGTCATAGGGTTTTTAGTAGGGTACTCAACTCCAAAGGAGAAGACTTCCCTGCTCTTCTATTCACTCGGGATGTGCTGTTCTTTAGGTTTTTTAATTTACGGCGGAGTGCAGCTATATGTAAAAACTAACTCATTCCTTTTTTATAATTGTTTCTTTTTCTCTTTGCTGTTCCTTCCTATATTCGTGCATTTTATTGCAAGTTACCCTATTGAATATTCGTACCGTTTCAGGAAGCCTTTGCTTGTATTAAATTATCTTTTCATTTTCATTCTTCAGATTTTATTAAATCTGAATTATGCATATAACTACATTGATTTACCTTCTTTGTTTTATCAGTTCATACAATATATAAATCTGATTTATATCATTGCTGCTCTATTATTGTTTATAAGGTCATTTATAAAAGTTAAAGAGCCTCTGCTAAAGCAATCGTTAAAAACAATTTTATATGGATTTATTATAGGAGGTTTCGGCTTTATATATTATTTTGTTCTGCTCTCATTTATTTACGGAACAGATAACGCTTACAATACAATTTTAAGAATTCCCGCAATTGCTGTGCTTGCCATACCAATTTCTCTTGGATATTCAATATTCAAATACAGAATTCTTGAAACCGAATTTATAATTAAAAAGAGTTTAGTATTTGGAATTGTAACGGCTTTCATAGTCGGATTTTATCTGCTGATAGTATTTCTCATTGATAGTTTTGTTACAGTTTATTTTAATACCAACAAGCAGATTTTAACAATAACTGTAGTTATTATCATTACTTTCACTTTTGATTTTGTTAATAAAAAAGCAAAGGAATTTGTAGATAAAAAACTTTACCGCGAAAGATATAATTACAGACAGTCACTGTTAGAGTTTACTACTGAAATTCAGTATCTGCCAAACATTAAACAGATAATTGAAATATTTGCGCGTATTGTAAAAAGGTCGATGGGTGTGAAAAGAATGGATATTGTGATTAAAAATCTTGATTATTTTCAGCTACTTCAGGAAACAAATTACAAGCAGGACAGACAATTCATTGATGAAGATGATGATATAAGCACAACATATTTGAAATTATTTGATAAGGATAAAAAGTCCAAACTGCTTTACGCAGCACAAATACAGGAACTGAATCTTGACGAGACCGATAAAAAAGTTATTGCCGAAAACGGAATTGTTCTTACAATACCTTTAGTATACGATGATAATCTTATTGGAGCTTTGAACTTCGGACCTAAAGATTCCGGCAAAGCTTATTCTGATGAAGATATAGATTTGCTTGAAACTCTTTCTTCACACTGCGCAGTAGCATTTGAGAACTCAAGGTTATTGAGAGAAGAATTGGAGAAGAAAAAATTGGATGAAGAGCTTTCAATTGCAAAAAATATTCAGGCAGGACTTCTTCCAAAGCTTAATAAAAAAATTGAAGGCTTGGATATAAGCGGGATATCAATTCCTGCAAAAGAAATCGGCGGAGATTTTTATGACTGTATTGAAATGGGAGATGACAGATATTTAATAGTGATAGGCGATGTATCAGGAAAGGGTATTCCTGCAGCTATTTACATGGCGAAAATACAAGCAATGATTCAATATGCATCGGGAATTTATTCTACTCCTTCTGAAATTTTGAAAGAAGTAAACAATTTGATTTACGACGATATGGACAGGAAATCATTTGTTACAATTGAACTTGCAATATTTGATTTAAAGAATGAGAAAGTGAATATCTGCAGAGCAGGACATAATCCTTCTATATCAGTGAAAAAAGATTCAATCAATTTTATTACAAATACCGGTATTGGCATTGGATTAGATAAGGAAAAAATCTTTAATGAAAACCTTACAGAGAGCGAGCTTAAAATTGTAAATGGTGAAATATATGTATTCTACACTGACGGACTGACTGAGGCATTTGATGAAAAAAGAGAACTTTATTCACAAAAAAGATTATTCGAAATTCTTGGAAAGAACAAGGAACTGCCGGCTAATGAAATTACTAAACAATGTATAGACGATATTATATTATTTAGAGGAAGTGCCGAACAAAACGATGATATTACATTACTTGTTGTCAAAACTTCTTAA
- a CDS encoding patatin-like phospholipase family protein, translating into MRKSFIKILIVIFYIILPAICFAQGVQITDTLKLDYRTKESLDTNLFNVFPKKVNKTKVGLVLSGGGARGISQLGVMSVLDENNIDIDQITGTSIGGVTGGLYATGYAPKDIKEIFKNVDWVTTLSLTDKYQRQYLFLDQKYIQDKSLISISIDGFTPTLPSSLSSGQKLTELINILMLNAKYHPRKNFKDLKIPLAVVATDFDKGEKVVLTEGNLSESIKASFTFPLLYSSINIKGKNLVDGGLTANIPVSVSKELGADYTITVNSTSPLRKREEITNPLYTADHILSITMNQLNNSQLQNSNIVITPEITGTSTFDFDKIDYLYEQGRIAAQQQVGKIIEGIDSAEIASSKYFNNFLINPTSKITLIGELPANLNFSNVISSFKDYKFVRYTEIEHKLKMLYRTGYFSSIDAQITGEPTGAVINFVAHTNDVLENVISNSSYPQITNIINDFRILNKNSTLNLNDCHKFYEKLLQALRDNNLSLVEIEKFYFNHSTKTLEIYFSDGKINNLEITGNVKSNENLILRELSFDKEEVLSKDNLENSLKNIIGTNLFRQVSFDFEYNKKKYQPDLMIRVVERSSRNIRISGRVDNERNLQGFFDIRDENLFGTGLETGAYFAGGLRNQYFEFEFKSNQLFKSPLTYDLSYYTGFKNLYEYKTIIDKDNDTYDRTQLGEYRNKKTGYSILVGLQVEKLGTVYGQLGFEYLAAVSLTPTNMLREEYNTLKLKFGGNFDTRDVFPYSTNGSLINFFYETSQNRLGADISYSKIFLNYDSYFPLGRLHTLRPRFIFGSADNTTPQPEFFTIGGEDSFYGMVEDENTGRQIFEFSLEYRFKSPYKFFFDTYFKTRYDLGRVWDNTTDVKFKDLRHGIGASICFDTPVGESSFSVGKTFLIQKGLTQDSFIFGPYTYYFSIGYKF; encoded by the coding sequence TTGAGAAAGTCATTTATCAAAATATTAATTGTAATTTTTTATATAATCTTGCCTGCAATTTGTTTTGCGCAGGGAGTTCAAATAACTGATACATTAAAATTAGATTACAGAACTAAAGAATCATTAGATACAAACTTATTTAATGTATTCCCAAAGAAAGTAAATAAAACGAAGGTCGGGTTAGTATTAAGCGGCGGAGGCGCAAGAGGAATTTCTCAGCTTGGAGTAATGAGTGTGCTTGATGAGAACAATATTGATATTGACCAGATAACGGGAACAAGTATAGGCGGTGTAACAGGAGGATTATATGCTACGGGTTACGCACCTAAAGATATAAAAGAAATTTTCAAAAATGTTGACTGGGTAACTACATTAAGCCTTACTGATAAATATCAGAGGCAGTATTTATTCTTAGACCAGAAATATATTCAGGATAAAAGTCTGATTTCAATTTCAATAGACGGGTTTACCCCCACATTGCCCTCATCTCTTTCTTCGGGGCAAAAGCTGACGGAACTGATAAACATTCTGATGCTGAATGCGAAATATCATCCGAGAAAAAATTTCAAGGACTTGAAAATCCCGTTGGCTGTGGTTGCAACAGATTTTGACAAAGGTGAAAAAGTGGTTCTGACAGAGGGAAATTTAAGTGAAAGCATAAAGGCTTCTTTCACTTTTCCTCTGTTGTATTCTTCAATAAATATTAAGGGCAAGAATTTGGTAGACGGAGGTTTGACTGCAAATATTCCGGTAAGCGTTTCAAAAGAGTTAGGTGCTGATTATACTATTACTGTGAATTCGACCAGCCCGTTAAGAAAAAGAGAGGAGATAACAAATCCGTTATACACTGCAGACCACATACTTTCTATTACAATGAATCAGCTGAATAATTCTCAGCTGCAGAATTCTAATATTGTTATCACTCCTGAAATAACAGGAACCTCAACATTCGATTTTGATAAGATAGATTATTTATATGAACAGGGAAGAATAGCCGCTCAACAGCAGGTTGGAAAAATTATAGAGGGAATTGACTCTGCTGAAATTGCATCATCAAAGTACTTCAATAATTTTCTCATTAATCCCACATCGAAAATAACTTTAATTGGTGAGCTGCCTGCTAATTTGAATTTTTCAAATGTCATATCAAGTTTTAAAGACTATAAGTTTGTACGATACACTGAAATTGAACATAAATTGAAAATGCTCTATAGGACAGGATATTTCAGCAGCATTGATGCTCAAATAACAGGAGAACCTACGGGGGCAGTAATAAACTTTGTTGCGCATACAAATGATGTACTTGAAAATGTTATCTCAAATAGTTCATATCCTCAGATAACAAATATTATTAATGATTTCAGAATTCTGAATAAGAACTCAACTTTAAATCTTAATGACTGTCATAAATTTTACGAAAAACTTTTGCAGGCATTAAGAGATAATAACCTGAGTCTCGTTGAAATTGAAAAATTTTATTTTAATCATTCTACCAAAACTCTTGAGATATATTTTTCAGACGGTAAAATTAACAATCTGGAAATCACAGGTAACGTAAAATCAAATGAAAATTTAATTCTTCGTGAACTCTCATTTGATAAAGAAGAAGTATTAAGCAAGGATAATCTGGAAAACTCTCTTAAAAATATTATCGGAACAAATTTGTTCAGACAGGTTAGCTTTGATTTTGAATATAACAAAAAGAAGTACCAGCCCGACTTAATGATAAGAGTTGTTGAAAGAAGCTCAAGAAATATCAGAATTTCGGGAAGAGTAGATAACGAAAGAAATCTTCAGGGATTTTTTGATATAAGAGATGAAAACTTGTTTGGAACGGGCTTAGAAACAGGAGCATATTTTGCGGGTGGATTAAGGAATCAGTATTTTGAATTTGAATTCAAATCAAATCAGCTGTTCAAGTCTCCGCTTACATATGATTTATCATATTATACCGGTTTTAAAAACCTTTACGAATATAAAACTATTATAGATAAAGACAACGATACCTACGATAGAACTCAACTCGGAGAATACAGAAATAAAAAGACAGGATACAGTATTCTTGTTGGTCTTCAGGTTGAAAAATTAGGGACAGTTTACGGGCAGTTAGGTTTTGAATATCTGGCAGCAGTAAGTTTAACTCCAACCAATATGCTGAGGGAGGAATATAATACATTGAAGTTGAAGTTCGGAGGCAATTTCGATACGCGTGATGTGTTTCCGTATTCTACAAACGGCTCGCTTATTAATTTCTTTTACGAGACATCTCAAAACAGACTAGGCGCTGATATCAGCTACTCTAAAATATTTTTGAATTACGATTCATATTTTCCTTTAGGAAGGCTGCACACATTAAGACCGAGATTTATTTTCGGTTCAGCTGATAATACTACTCCGCAGCCGGAGTTTTTTACAATCGGAGGAGAAGATTCTTTCTATGGAATGGTTGAGGACGAAAATACAGGAAGACAGATTTTTGAGTTCTCTTTAGAATACAGATTCAAATCTCCCTATAAATTTTTCTTTGATACGTATTTTAAAACCAGATATGATTTAGGCAGGGTCTGGGATAATACAACAGATGTAAAGTTTAAAGACTTACGTCACGGTATTGGAGCATCAATATGTTTTGATACACCTGTCGGAGAGTCCAGTTTCTCAGTCGGAAAAACGTTTCTGATTCAGAAAGGATTGACTCAGGATTCGTTTATTTTCGGTCCTTATACATATTATTTTTCTATTGGTTATAAATTCTAA
- a CDS encoding SpoIIE family protein phosphatase, which produces MKFLNKFSEQNLRYFFSFVTLIVFFLCSYSFLDNSVFNRMTNDDCLWLEENNGVRLKEGLLITQVVPGGTTDKAGIKDGDILLEINGKKFKDTKEAQRLINSAETGEVMTYTVQRGNEILKFSFQAYKFFNLVLIVLFLLSLGFLLNGFAVGYSKPRETSSQIFFFMSLAFSLSYIPGTDPYGEYNPIIIYIYFLLKIIGGAFVSPLFVHFFISYPTKIEFNRRKLFLWIIYLVSIFATILNLKYNSFWLSFNVINAIYLTLGAHYMIRSYSKTENATIKKSFKIIITGFFIGVAGFTYLLIYSLIAKKAAFLVSALWFLPFLLVLAIPLSFSYSIFKYKILDTEFIIKKGLVFGILTSIIVLFYLGIVYTADSFLSGYIGTNKKIITFTAIIVITFTFDFFNKRAKDFVDKQFYKDRYNYRKALLEFSQELPKMKSIRQVLDKLGISAKQIMGIEKLNVWIYDDRYLNILKKELELKEVNKTITFKDIWLDELMTKIFRENSEPVLLSEIEIDGMNLTEQDVEAIKKANIYLAVPIYLKNKLIGALNFSKKPSGKEYSEEDIDLLKTIASQTAISFESSRLQIEELDKQKIDEELGVARKIQESLLPDRAIKMERLDLEGTSSPAKTIGGDFYDLIKINDTKLLVIVADVSGKGIPAALNLSKVQAMIQFSTKVFKSLREILMSVNKQIYNKIDRKSFVTIAAGLFDLETMTVKICRAGHNPTLFANENEVKEINSKGIGLGLDNAKLFDANLQETELKLNSGDVFLFYSDGLTEAMNEFKEEFGLPNVKRILKDNAAKTSMDIQMNLIDEVKAFKGHAEQNDDITLVTIKIK; this is translated from the coding sequence ATGAAATTCTTAAATAAATTTTCAGAGCAAAACCTTCGATATTTCTTCAGTTTTGTAACACTGATTGTATTCTTCCTGTGCTCATACTCATTTTTGGATAATTCTGTTTTTAACAGAATGACAAACGATGACTGTCTGTGGCTGGAAGAAAATAATGGGGTGAGACTTAAAGAAGGTCTGTTGATTACTCAGGTAGTGCCCGGGGGAACAACAGATAAAGCCGGAATAAAAGACGGCGACATCTTGCTTGAAATAAACGGAAAGAAATTTAAGGATACGAAAGAAGCGCAGAGACTAATTAACAGCGCTGAAACAGGTGAAGTAATGACTTATACTGTTCAAAGAGGAAATGAAATTTTGAAATTCTCTTTTCAGGCATATAAGTTTTTTAACTTAGTTCTGATTGTATTGTTTTTACTCAGCCTGGGTTTTTTACTTAACGGATTTGCAGTCGGCTACTCTAAACCAAGAGAAACATCTTCACAGATTTTCTTTTTCATGTCTCTTGCATTTTCATTATCATATATCCCCGGAACTGACCCGTATGGTGAATACAATCCTATCATAATTTACATATATTTTTTGCTAAAGATTATTGGTGGAGCATTTGTAAGCCCGTTATTTGTTCACTTCTTTATTTCATATCCAACAAAAATAGAATTCAACAGAAGAAAACTATTTCTATGGATTATTTATCTCGTTTCAATTTTTGCAACAATTCTTAACCTGAAATACAATTCCTTCTGGCTTTCCTTTAATGTTATCAATGCAATTTACCTGACTTTAGGCGCGCATTATATGATTAGGTCTTACTCCAAAACTGAAAACGCTACGATAAAGAAATCGTTCAAGATAATAATCACCGGATTTTTCATAGGAGTTGCCGGTTTTACTTATCTTTTAATTTATTCACTCATTGCAAAGAAGGCAGCTTTCCTTGTCTCTGCATTATGGTTTTTACCATTCTTACTTGTACTTGCTATTCCGTTGTCATTCAGCTATTCAATCTTTAAATATAAAATTCTTGATACTGAATTTATTATAAAGAAGGGTCTGGTATTCGGAATTCTGACTTCAATAATAGTTTTATTCTATCTTGGAATAGTCTACACTGCCGATTCATTTTTAAGCGGATACATTGGCACTAATAAAAAAATCATAACTTTTACAGCGATAATTGTAATCACTTTTACATTCGACTTCTTCAATAAAAGGGCAAAGGATTTTGTTGATAAGCAGTTTTATAAGGACAGATATAACTACAGAAAGGCACTCCTTGAGTTTTCGCAGGAGCTTCCAAAAATGAAAAGCATAAGACAGGTCCTTGATAAGCTTGGTATTTCTGCAAAGCAGATAATGGGAATAGAAAAACTTAATGTATGGATTTACGATGACCGATATTTAAACATTCTTAAAAAAGAACTCGAACTAAAAGAAGTAAACAAGACCATTACTTTTAAGGATATCTGGCTTGATGAACTGATGACTAAAATTTTCAGAGAAAATTCCGAACCGGTACTACTCTCTGAAATTGAAATTGATGGAATGAACCTGACTGAGCAGGATGTAGAAGCAATCAAAAAAGCAAACATTTATCTGGCTGTTCCGATTTATCTAAAGAATAAATTAATCGGAGCATTAAACTTCAGCAAGAAGCCATCCGGTAAAGAATATTCAGAGGAAGATATTGACCTTCTTAAAACAATCGCATCTCAGACTGCAATTTCATTTGAGAGCTCAAGACTTCAGATAGAAGAACTTGATAAGCAAAAAATTGATGAAGAGCTCGGTGTAGCAAGAAAGATTCAGGAAAGTCTGCTGCCTGACAGAGCCATTAAAATGGAGAGACTGGATCTCGAAGGTACTTCGAGTCCTGCTAAAACAATTGGCGGTGACTTTTATGACCTGATAAAAATAAACGATACAAAACTGCTTGTAATTGTTGCTGACGTATCAGGGAAAGGAATTCCTGCAGCATTGAATTTATCTAAAGTGCAGGCAATGATTCAGTTTTCGACGAAGGTATTTAAATCTCTGAGGGAAATTCTGATGTCAGTTAATAAACAGATTTACAATAAGATTGACAGAAAATCATTTGTAACAATAGCAGCGGGATTATTTGACCTGGAAACAATGACTGTGAAAATCTGCAGAGCAGGACACAACCCAACACTTTTTGCTAATGAAAATGAAGTGAAAGAAATTAATTCAAAAGGCATCGGACTTGGTTTGGATAATGCAAAGCTATTCGATGCAAACTTACAGGAAACTGAATTGAAGTTAAACTCAGGTGATGTTTTCTTATTTTACTCTGACGGATTAACGGAAGCGATGAATGAATTCAAAGAGGAATTCGGATTGCCGAACGTTAAAAGAATACTTAAAGATAACGCTGCTAAAACCTCAATGGATATACAAATGAATCTGATTGACGAAGTGAAGGCATTTAAAGGGCATGCAGAACAGAACGACGACATTACTCTTGTAACAATAAAAATTAAATAG